Proteins encoded by one window of Paenibacillus sp. DCT19:
- a CDS encoding aspartyl-phosphate phosphatase Spo0E family protein, producing the protein MAEGDHGDRWSVKPDHASLHDISLEDEIHLLRLKMEQIFLEEKSFTSDIVIEISSLLDLKINEYMRANPIKGK; encoded by the coding sequence TTGGCTGAAGGCGATCATGGCGACCGATGGTCGGTGAAACCGGATCACGCATCATTGCATGACATTTCCTTGGAAGATGAAATTCATCTGCTGCGTCTGAAGATGGAGCAGATCTTCCTTGAAGAAAAATCATTCACTTCTGACATCGTTATCGAGATCAGCAGTTTGCTGGATCTGAAGATTAACGAATACATGAGAGCTAATCCGATCAAAGGCAAGTAA
- a CDS encoding DedA family protein has protein sequence MQNWITDFMEHYGYIGIALIIALENVFPPIPSEIILPFGGFMTTYTSLTLPGVIIAATIGSVLGAIILYAIGLLIDVNRLEKIVDRWGHILRIKKEDIHRVDAWFDKYGMWTVLFCRMIPLVRSLISIPAGMSNMKFGLFVLFTTIGTLIWNIILVSVGAALGASWESILSFMDVYSLVIYIILAVLIVGFVIWWIKRSKSRN, from the coding sequence ATGCAGAACTGGATAACCGATTTCATGGAGCACTACGGATATATAGGCATCGCACTGATCATTGCCCTGGAGAATGTATTTCCGCCCATTCCTTCTGAGATTATTTTGCCCTTCGGCGGATTCATGACCACCTATACTAGCCTCACACTGCCTGGCGTTATTATTGCTGCTACGATCGGGTCTGTGCTTGGAGCTATCATTTTATATGCCATTGGGCTGCTGATTGATGTGAATCGATTGGAGAAAATTGTAGACCGCTGGGGGCATATTTTACGTATCAAAAAAGAGGATATTCATCGTGTAGATGCATGGTTCGATAAGTACGGAATGTGGACTGTCTTGTTCTGCCGTATGATTCCTCTTGTTCGTAGCCTGATCTCCATCCCTGCGGGTATGTCCAATATGAAGTTTGGATTATTCGTGCTTTTTACCACAATCGGTACATTGATATGGAATATTATTCTCGTCTCTGTTGGAGCCGCACTTGGAGCCTCATGGGAAAGTATTCTGAGTTTTATGGATGTGTACTCCCTTGTGATTTACATCATTCTCGCTGTCCTTATTGTAGGCTTCGTCATTTGGTGGATCAAACGAAGTAAATCTCGGAACTAG
- a CDS encoding cob(I)yrinic acid a,c-diamide adenosyltransferase has translation MGIYTRTGDEGQTSVIGGRVIKDDDRVEAYGTIDELNCFVGQAISLIDQATGQFEDLREHLLEVQQELFDCGSDLAFVRISETKYKVRDEMVTRLEQWIDMYDAENPKVERFILPGGSLLSSTLHVCRTVCRRAERRAVTLGQHTDINPSVRRYLNRLSDYFFVVARTANARQQVADIEYVRSKKVFRRKE, from the coding sequence ATGGGCATATACACACGAACAGGCGATGAAGGCCAAACATCAGTGATTGGTGGACGAGTCATCAAGGATGATGATCGAGTAGAGGCATATGGCACGATCGATGAACTGAATTGTTTTGTGGGACAGGCAATCAGTTTAATTGATCAAGCGACAGGGCAATTCGAGGATCTCCGGGAGCATTTGCTTGAGGTACAGCAGGAGCTGTTTGACTGTGGATCAGATCTCGCTTTTGTAAGAATTAGTGAGACAAAATATAAAGTTCGTGATGAGATGGTTACTAGACTGGAACAATGGATTGACATGTATGATGCAGAGAATCCAAAGGTAGAACGGTTCATTTTGCCAGGGGGAAGCCTGCTATCTTCTACACTGCATGTATGCCGTACCGTGTGTCGTCGTGCGGAACGCCGTGCGGTTACTCTTGGACAACATACAGATATTAATCCATCGGTAAGACGTTATTTAAACCGTTTATCGGATTATTTCTTCGTGGTTGCACGGACAGCCAATGCGAGACAACAGGTAGCTGACATTGAATATGTGCGGAGCAAAAAAGTTTTCCGCCGCAAAGAATGA
- a CDS encoding RluA family pseudouridine synthase, whose amino-acid sequence MSLYYSPLVYTIPEQEDGWLLKTVLQRRLQISRKLLSRLKLTEQGIMLNGERVYISVKVSAGDRLEVRMEQEESDDILPEELPFNILYEDEHLLIVNKDSGIIVHPTHGHYTGTLANGVVHYWKAKAERFRFRPIHRLDQETSGVLAIAKNPYVHQHVSEQMIAGTVDKKYMAIVHGCPAELQGAVDGPIDRDPEEPHRRIVTPDGYAARTLYNVVTTWGNSIASVVNLKLESGRTHQIRVHMTSIGCPLIGDRMYKTLPSDGIDSETETMRNERDGWIDRQALHAYELSFDHPILKQRMTFQAPLPPDLAALEKRLDAEAHPREDRI is encoded by the coding sequence ATGAGCCTGTATTATTCGCCGCTTGTTTATACGATTCCTGAGCAGGAGGATGGCTGGCTGCTGAAGACCGTGCTACAGCGGCGGCTGCAAATATCACGTAAACTGTTGTCGAGATTGAAGCTCACGGAGCAAGGAATCATGTTAAACGGAGAGCGTGTGTATATCAGCGTGAAGGTGTCTGCAGGGGATAGACTCGAAGTTCGTATGGAACAAGAAGAGTCGGATGACATTTTGCCAGAAGAGCTGCCTTTTAACATTCTATATGAAGATGAACATCTACTAATTGTTAACAAAGATTCGGGCATTATCGTGCATCCCACGCATGGACATTATACAGGTACGTTGGCTAATGGCGTCGTTCATTATTGGAAGGCAAAAGCAGAGCGGTTCCGCTTCCGCCCGATCCACCGTCTGGATCAGGAGACATCAGGCGTGCTCGCGATAGCCAAAAATCCTTATGTGCACCAGCATGTGTCAGAGCAGATGATTGCGGGAACGGTCGATAAAAAGTATATGGCTATTGTGCATGGTTGCCCTGCTGAGTTGCAAGGTGCAGTAGATGGTCCGATTGACCGGGATCCGGAAGAGCCTCATCGCCGAATCGTAACACCTGATGGTTATGCCGCAAGAACCTTATACAACGTGGTAACGACATGGGGAAATAGCATTGCCAGTGTAGTGAATCTGAAACTGGAGAGTGGCCGAACGCATCAAATTCGTGTGCATATGACTTCTATTGGTTGTCCGCTAATTGGTGATCGGATGTATAAGACATTGCCAAGTGACGGAATCGATTCTGAGACAGAAACGATGCGTAACGAGCGGGATGGATGGATTGATCGTCAAGCGCTTCACGCGTATGAGCTATCATTCGACCATCCTATTCTGAAGCAGCGGATGACATTTCAGGCACCACTGCCCCCAGATTTGGCAGCGTTGGAGAAACGCCTAGATGCTGAAGCACACCCCAGAGAGGATCGCATCTAA
- a CDS encoding bifunctional adenosylcobinamide kinase/adenosylcobinamide-phosphate guanylyltransferase, protein MLITVTGGIGSGKTKFALSYAAGISREGIYLSTGDHEAIIPEFPSAHYRVIEAGNGQHLTEVIHQINRESNLFLADRRIVIVDSLTSWMVAGFRAYKDLDEQRGETQRLLDAMLSYQGKMLVITNEMHGSLNPTEEERIFAARMASVNRALQAHSEQVYMLVSGLAMELKGRSVRYE, encoded by the coding sequence TTGTTGATTACGGTCACTGGGGGTATAGGTAGTGGTAAAACGAAGTTTGCCCTTAGTTATGCGGCGGGGATCAGCCGGGAAGGCATCTATTTATCCACTGGCGATCATGAAGCGATCATTCCGGAATTTCCATCCGCTCACTATCGGGTCATTGAAGCTGGGAATGGTCAACATCTGACAGAGGTTATTCATCAGATTAATCGAGAATCGAATCTATTTCTGGCAGATCGTCGGATTGTAATTGTGGATAGTTTAACCTCGTGGATGGTTGCTGGTTTTAGGGCGTATAAGGATTTGGATGAACAGCGGGGAGAAACGCAGCGGTTGCTGGATGCGATGTTATCTTACCAGGGAAAGATGCTTGTTATCACTAACGAAATGCATGGTTCACTGAACCCGACAGAAGAGGAGCGTATCTTTGCTGCAAGGATGGCTTCTGTAAACCGGGCACTTCAGGCGCACTCTGAACAGGTCTATATGCTCGTATCAGGCTTAGCGATGGAGCTTAAGGGGCGTTCAGTACGCTATGAATAA
- a CDS encoding aminotransferase class I/II-fold pyridoxal phosphate-dependent enzyme → MIVNEQTTGNNKKMTSYLAPLVQQIPPSGIRKFFDLVGDNKDIITLGVGEPDFVTPWHMREACVYSLERGMTSYTSNAGMPKLREAISDYLHTQFDTKYDPKDEIIVTVGGSEAIDLALRALIVPGDEILIPEPSYVAYSPIASIGGGVPVGVETYAKDQFKVTAEALEASITPKSKVVILCYPSNPTGAIMTYEEWLPIAEVIKKHDLIVIADEIYAELTYTQKHVSFASIPDMKERTILVSGFSKAFAMTGWRIGYMCGHPELIAAMLKIHQYTVMCAPAMGQVAALEALTNGLGEKDRMVESYNQRRRLIVQGFRDIGLDCHEPQGAFYAFPSIQKTGLTSDVFAERLLTENKVAAVPGNVFGPQGEGFLRCSYATSVTQLNEALERIGNFVYKIQKEG, encoded by the coding sequence ATGATAGTGAATGAACAGACAACAGGGAACAACAAGAAAATGACTTCGTATCTGGCACCTTTGGTACAGCAGATACCGCCATCCGGAATTCGTAAGTTTTTTGATCTGGTTGGTGATAACAAAGACATCATTACACTTGGTGTCGGGGAACCGGACTTTGTTACGCCATGGCACATGAGGGAAGCTTGTGTGTATTCATTGGAAAGAGGTATGACTAGTTATACATCCAATGCCGGTATGCCGAAGCTGAGAGAAGCGATCAGCGATTATTTGCATACCCAATTCGATACGAAATATGATCCAAAGGACGAAATTATTGTAACGGTTGGCGGCAGTGAAGCGATTGACCTCGCATTGCGGGCCTTGATCGTACCTGGAGATGAAATTCTGATTCCAGAGCCGTCGTATGTAGCATATTCCCCAATCGCTTCAATCGGTGGTGGTGTGCCTGTTGGTGTGGAAACCTACGCCAAAGATCAATTCAAAGTGACAGCAGAGGCACTCGAGGCAAGCATTACGCCTAAATCCAAAGTTGTGATTCTATGTTATCCAAGCAATCCAACCGGAGCGATTATGACGTATGAAGAATGGCTTCCGATTGCTGAAGTGATCAAGAAGCATGATCTTATTGTTATTGCTGATGAGATCTATGCTGAGTTAACGTATACACAAAAACACGTTAGCTTCGCTTCAATCCCTGATATGAAGGAACGTACAATTCTAGTCAGTGGATTCTCCAAAGCATTTGCAATGACCGGCTGGCGAATTGGATACATGTGTGGGCATCCTGAACTTATTGCAGCAATGCTCAAAATCCATCAGTATACGGTTATGTGTGCTCCAGCGATGGGGCAAGTTGCTGCACTGGAGGCCTTAACGAACGGATTAGGTGAGAAGGACAGAATGGTGGAGTCCTATAATCAGCGCAGAAGACTGATCGTGCAAGGCTTCCGTGATATCGGCTTAGACTGTCATGAACCTCAGGGGGCATTTTATGCTTTCCCAAGTATTCAAAAGACAGGCCTGACTTCCGATGTCTTCGCAGAGCGACTGCTTACGGAAAATAAGGTTGCTGCTGTGCCTGGGAATGTGTTTGGGCCACAAGGTGAAGGTTTCCTTCGTTGTTCTTATGCAACTTCAGTGACCCAATTGAATGAAGCTTTGGAACGAATCGGAAATTTTGTTTACAAGATACAAAAAGAGGGTTAA